From one Candidatus Cloacimonadota bacterium genomic stretch:
- a CDS encoding uracil-DNA glycosylase, with the protein CRLHQTRTQSIVGEGNLSARTMLIAQAPGEVEDKQGCMFVGPSGKILNELFSFAKINRSDIYITNLLKCMLPNCRKPKQDEIQLCSYFLDMEIEFINPEILVPLGFYATNYIFEKYFFPRIAKSDFAEYVGKLFSVGKKQIFPLTHPAAIIYNKSLLEPTKQSYRKLGELIQDKYKNIQ; encoded by the coding sequence TGCCGGCTTCATCAAACTCGGACACAGAGCATAGTTGGTGAAGGAAATTTGAGTGCTAGGACAATGCTTATTGCTCAGGCTCCGGGGGAAGTGGAGGATAAGCAAGGATGCATGTTTGTGGGACCTTCCGGTAAAATATTAAATGAGTTATTTTCGTTTGCAAAGATCAATCGAAGCGATATTTACATCACAAATTTGTTGAAATGTATGCTGCCTAATTGTAGAAAACCCAAGCAGGATGAAATTCAACTTTGTTCATATTTTTTGGATATGGAGATTGAGTTCATAAATCCGGAAATATTAGTCCCATTGGGCTTTTATGCAACAAATTACATCTTCGAAAAATATTTTTTTCCCAGAATTGCTAAGTCGGATTTCGCTGAATATGTTGGAAAATTATTTTCTGTCGGGAAGAAACAAATTTTTCCTCTTACCCATCCCGCGGCAATTATTTACAATAAATCGTTATTAGAACCGACAAAGCAATCTTATCGGAAGTTGGGGGAATTAATACAGGATAAATACAAAAATATTCAGTAA